The DNA segment GCCAGTGACTATCTATACCTTCCACAACATAGGTATTACGTGGAAACTTTCGTCTCACTTGATGTGTCATGGTATAGGTCTCTTGACCTTTCAACCATTTCTTAATATGTGCTAGaggaattttaaatttacccTCTGCTTTGACAGCTTGATATAATTTAACAGGACCTGCATAACTCCCAGGGTGCTTTGCATCATAATAAAGTGACTCGAGGTACTGTTCCCACTGAGACATGGTTTTCAACTGACTGATAGGTCATAAATGTCatgctatttataaacaatggattcaaaaaatacaaaacaaaattttattactaaacaacaaaaatgtagtacataaaaatatttgataaaacatacagttatgacaaaaacattcaaGTGTCCCACACGTGTTGAAAACagttaatgtctgaacacattGTTCACATGGGGGCATCTTggggacagtctgtaatgttccatcactggatcgtccattctctgccatTGGTAGGCACGTAGTCCGCAgcagtaacagacgacggcatcgtggtctccagtgtagtagaaaccggccttggcgagttCCCTTGGTTTTTGTCTCATCTGGATGGGCCATCGAGCATAtgtcagcatccgggcatagaaatggCTCATTTCAGGATgatgacagaacaagtaacGTCTCAAATACCAGTCACTGTCAGCATCTCTGGCGTAGTCACGAGCTGCATCTGTCCATGTGTCTTCGTCGTCAGCATCGTAGGAAACATCATAGTCAGGATCTGTTTCGCGACCAGCATCtgtctgatctgtgggttcatccacgagttcaCCATCTTCAGTTCTATCCCCCATTTTGCGTGTAGCATCCGCTTGATCCACACAATGAgtactcttcttctcatcttgttttgtagtcactcttttacatttgattgtatgtctttctgaacatttacagaccaagacgtcgtcctcgtcgctgctgctgctactaagactgctcgaatatcccgatgccatcgtcttcgttccagatagagtgcaacaagccacaagaatgtcagaatcataaaacacgtctgttctcaaacacagtcacaaagcaaatgaagtgtaaatcacaaatccattcttttatatCTTCGATTTcctccaaaacaaaatgtttgtcacACTCGTTTACCACTGATGACACTCGTTAGGGTTGCAGAAACTGCACTGCAGGAAgcccatctggttttgatggtcgtcttgcatggcgcagggtacaatcgagttcagctctggtacaaagtcaTTCATCATTTCGAAACAGTCTTTCAGTGTACTCCATTGTTGAAGGGAAAGAAAAATTCCTTTCCTTGATGGCTTCACTGTgtccacacaccaccaccactgccgaATGTCCACCCCAGCAATGTTTTTGTCCACGCTCACATACATGTTGGCACCAAGATGATGAAACAATTTctcttctttcctttcctttaaagcAGCTATGGTTTCATCAATTTGACTAGTACACGTAGACAGTTCAACCCAGTGTTTCAGGGTAAGGGCGATGCCTCGTTTAGTGGGGAAAGTTTTCCCTTTATCACTGTCGAATTTCCTGATGTGTATCAACAGTTCTTGCTTCCATGGTTGGGCCATGACGTAGACATTTTGCCCAATTTCTAGCTGACATCGCAATTTTTCACCCTGGCCATGGCTCTGGGATGAATTTGATGAATGtaccgatgccatcttcttcttCAAAATACAACAAGCCGCAAATATGTGAATACTTCTGTAGCAAAACTGGACGTAGATCTTGTCTGTAGACTTTTCGGAGAGCGAATGAAGATACTAACAAAACTACCCTTTTTATATTCTAAAATAGCAGTCCAAGGTCAGTCCAAGGACGTCAGAACCAGGTCAAGGCCAGCCTTAGGACGTCAGTACCGGCCCAAGTATGCCAAGGCTAAAATATGAGTCACGGCTGCTTACCTACACCAGATATGCCAGTCACTGTTCTCTAGATAGGTCAAGGCTAGGTGAGAGTCATACAtcagggacacgggcgagcgttcaccctagtagGTCACGCAACTGTCCCAAGTGTGCCAAGGTCAGTctatgactcacaccaaggccagacacctgACAAGTGTGCCAAGGTCGGTCTACCAGACACCTGACgaggtataccagtcactgccttcTAAGTCGGTCATGATGAGTCATGCACCAAGTATGTCGTGGCCAGTACTCACACCAAGGGCAAGGTCacggaaaagtaggtcatgaccccagGAAGGCCCTCATACTacttatattcaatgtgtttctggtcgtcataatatttgtaggaaccctaactggattttatcttcaaataatttcatacgaacgaaaaaaatagtttttaggaaataaaatgaaatgtaacctggtacatatattagaacgatcagaaacacgtttaatatacagccactaatatattacgtaatatataattacaatcgttaaaatattttaggaaataaaatgaaatttaacctagtacaaatattagataagaaacaaatttaaaatacagccactaacattttatgcataaaaatatatttgatatgtaattagtcgttaaaaagtctgttagtcgataacatcttaaacatttttttaaaacggaAAACCACCGAGtacttgttctattcttgggCCAACAACTTTATGCATTACAAGTGGACTACATTGCACACTTCTGTGGTAACAGACTCCGGCCCataggtcaactggacatgagcaccaacggggtgctgttatgccgggctcagactaccaactgccacgacggagttggccaactcgaccgTTGCGTTGTATTTTTCCCAATTCGCCACTAACGACTGgtgcgctcagactaacaactaatcgtCAGCAATCCACCACGATCGTGATGtcaatatagaatactatacgagtttttgctagatatcatttttacgaaacgagtgaacttcccaaacgtatctgaccgaacgaaagtgaggtcagatacgtttgggaagttcacgactttcgtaaaaatgatatcttgcgaaaacgagtgtggtattttatttattactctcctttaaatcacgcaaattatgaaaaatcaatcaatcaatcaattttgcatttcaagactggatgttgatttgcataactagccggtgcacgactacgtaccgccgcattgagaaatagttcgttgtacttccgctacttctcagtgacgttttcaggggagtgatgtagacgtacttccccataaatttccatcgggtttcattttttaatttaaagaaagctgtaaggtacatgcatcaatatatgtttattttcatattgggtgaaaaatggtcaaactaatgcataattccatattttaacaaaacgcccccaagaaacaaatgttcccgttacgccactggttatgctaataatgatgaattcacaaatcacaactgactataacaatttgttgaccgtgagttcacgggaaaactaaagttataacttaaggtcgacgacagtcacttttcgcgcccttgttttggctttgtacacaataaatatagcatatcttaccgtaatttcacttgaaatccatatttcgtaaaaggtacaattttataatcacagaattttcttcaaacacattcaggtgcttcagtaatgttcgaaaaacacaaaatcaataggaattttgcattggatttttttccagcattcttaaaacgaaaacgtcatgtacccattttgtggttattgtaaggaggtgcaaagtgacgtcattggaattctgacgtcattcaaattcaaaaatagctatattattacaatgcatcgccacattaaaataaaactggtctactaaccttgacccctgttaaagttctacaacaagcaaacaaccctgtttacaggtcggtatattttactttttcataattctacaaaaaatattaagtttaagtttaaaaaaaaaaaaaaaaaattaccgttggatatgtttcatttattgtgtacgaagccaaaacaagggtccaaaaagtgactgtcgtagaccttaataatgatgaattcacaaatcacaactgacaataacaatttgtagacgaaaaatccacataataaataaaataaatgtttaattattgttctgttcattattttatttttattttttgtttaaaaatatttctcgcgtggtccagtttacatcaacttttaatgaatgacattgcTGAATCggtgaatgacatttgtagtaaaagttgtggatgttactgaccttgacattaattatgaatgaaaaaaatagtcccgttatgctaataaggtcgctgtccaaccaatcgaaattgactgttccctgttgacaaatcaaaatacagtctgtaatacgcacctggtggtgcgtacgaaatttgtacgacaccgctatatcttcaccaggagggtaataaTTTGTATGACGTTGCATGCACACGTGATCAATGTAGATGAAACAGATGAGAATGGATATTATGTATGGTCTAGCCGCGGTCGCCATTGTCAGACTTCGCAGAAAACGGAGACTGAGGAGGAATGGTCGACCGTGGGCTAGGCCACATATTGTTGATCGTGGGGAGCAAGGTGCTTTTGAAAATAGATTGAACAGTACGTACGGGTCGTTCCAAAATGTTGCGCAATCTCCCAAATTGCTTCATGCTTTTGGTTTCTTTTAGAATAGTTCTTTGAAAATGTGTTGTATACCACAGGGTAGGAACGCCACATTTCCACCATTTCCTCTTCTTTTAAGTTGTCCGCCATGTTTACTTTTTGTGGATGTTGTCACATGGCCAACGTGCTGCGctgtggttggttggttgattgccGACGTCCCAGTTGAGTTGGGAATACGCTCAGACTGCCAACTGGCCGTCGGGTTGAGTTGTAGTTAGCGCTCTAAAGTTGGGCCCGATTCATTTTTGGAATCGGATAAAACTgcgtcgtaggagttgtatacgactagaatcgagttgtaagagcgctcagacttgCAACTGAAAAGTCGTAGAAGTCTAGCTCtgtgagttggccaactccgtcgtggcagttggtagtctgagcccgGCATACGACTAGAAtcagttgtaagagcgctcagacttgCAACTGAAAAGTCGTAGAAATCTTTAGCTCtgtgagttggccaactccgtcgtggcagttggtagtctgagcccgGCATACGActagaatcgagttgtaagagcgctcagacttgCAACTGAAAAGTAGAAGTCTTTAGCTCtgtgagttggccaactccgtcgtggcagttggtagtctgagtcCGGcattagatccacaggtaatagtaattaaccagtggagctaattttaattatattgatgcagtgtgttttgttacatttgATACCGTGCGTTTCATTTTCGACTGGTACAATATTCGCCATACCCAGACAAAGACCGAACGTctgtgtgttttgggccttagcccacgaaatcgtaaaaccatcgtaaactatgacatcactatgggtCATCGATGGTATGTAATACTATATTATGCTTGTGTTGTGAcgtcaaaaataataatctgcTAGCTTTATTTGGTATTTATGTGccgtaaagtttttaaaatcacacatacacacacaagtcGGCTTTATAGTAAAACAACGTGTGTAAAATTCAGGCAAAACACTTAAGCAGGAGATCAATTAAGTCGACAGATCAATTAAGTCGACAGCAGTCACCTTTCGCACCCTTaatgttttggctttgtacacagtAAATAGGCCATGgcatatcttaccataatttcacttgaaatccatagaTTGCATAGTTCGAAAAggtacacttttttttaatcataagattttcttcaaactcattcaggtgcattagtaatgttaaaaaaaaaaaaaaaattcagtagcAATTTAGCATTgaaatttttccagcattcttaaaacggaaacgtaatgtacccagtttatggttattgtaaggagatggaaagtgacgtcattggaatactgacgtcattcaaattcaaaattagctatattattacaatgtttcgccatattaaaataaaaactggtctattaaccttgacccctgttaaatttctataacaagcagacaacgctgtttacaagtctgtattttattaatttttcatacttctggacaaaataattgtaagttttaaaagatgaaagaaataaaaagtaccctttgtcaaatatataaaaaaaaattgtcgaTTTATTGTGTACAACGCCAAAACAAGGgagcgaaaagtgactgtcgtggACTTTCATCTCGGCCAATTCCAATCGGCCGCCATTGTTCATTTGTGTAACACAGCAACTGTCACGTCGTATCCAATGAGGTGGCGCGGTTAACTCGCCATACAGACTAAGAGAGAGGTACTTTACGGACTCATAATGGCCACCAGTGTCAGTGATGAGGCCAACGGTGCCGGCAATGAGTCTAAAGCTGTCAGCAATGAGGCCAACGCTGTCAGCAATGAGGCCAACGCTGTCAGCAATGAGGCCAACGCTGTCAGCAATGAGACGAACAGCTCTGAAATTGTGCTTTACTATTTTCCAACGTCTTTTTGCTCACAGAAAGTAAGTGTACCCGAAACAAtaggctttaaaaaaatatataaaaaaattcactatCTACAAGATGCAACACTAAATTGCcaagaaaatgtgtttttgagCTCCTTTAGTTGAAACATTTCTGGAGAACATGCCCTCAAATCCCCTACCTTGTACACATTTCACTTGGTTTCCTTCAAGCAATTAGTAATTgccaatttttataatatttgtgaCACCACCCCCTTAAAAAATCTTGGATCTGCCTCTGACtggataaaaataacttttattggTTGGGGATGGTTTTCTGTTTCTATAAATTTGAACATGATTTTTGAATATATCATTTTTCTaaaactggtatataaaaatttgttttgtttaacgacaccactagagcacattgatttattaatcaccggttattggatgtcaaaaggccgtggtgtgtgctattctgtctgggatggtgcatttaaaagatctcttgctgttaatggaaaaatgtagcagatttcctcgaagactatgtcaaaattaccaaatgtttgacatccaatagccgatgatgaataaatcagtgtgctaaGTGATGTACaaacgttaaataaaaacaaactaactttcttAGAGATTTACAAATATGTACAAAGTTTAATGAAGGTAAATTATGTTGTCAAATCAGTCAGGTGATTCAGTGCGgtttgcaaaaaaaaacaaaaaaaaaaacaatcagattGAACCAGAAATTAACTATCAGTTgagttttctttaataattacatttgttttaaatgggTGTAGGAGTGAACAAGGCTTATATTGGGACAacttttggtttagccaattttcagatatgtagaatatttccttaaaaattattaaaatgtggtgtattaaagaatattttattatccaaagactaaatgttgtaaccACTTGGTATACAAATTGgataatttggcaatggacagggtgagacGGGAGCAGGTCAACTCACCTCAGCCATTGTTCAACTTATATcattaccattttattaattaaatataacaatagtttaagcaataatgtgccttaaatattgttgaatatgcacaccagtcggaGTCCAAAAGCCGTGCCTGGTCATTCCTTTAAAGATATAAGTGACAAACTCACAAACATGGTTAAAAtaggcttgacagttcattcTAACTGATATTGgatctccccaatataaaaccattttaataAGTGGTCGTAATAgcagtttcactgtaatattaataaataaaatgacaccaaagttgtagatgtccatttttaattttgtcacaattatttacggaCAGTAAAGTTTGGGACGAGTTGTCCAAATactggggtgagttgaccaaacgcTGGAGTGATTTGGTAGGGAgcgagttgaccagcattcgGTGAGACCTGggtaaacattaatgtttttattttacggcTATTAGAAGTAActcacattgatatattaaaaaaaatcttttggtCAATAAAAACAGCCATTATCCTCGGGGTGGACGGGGATAAAAATCAAGGATTCTTTTATAATGTCcttataaatagtttttaaatacaattcatatggcattaatttttactattagaggtGTGTTTgatataactgaaatcagacatcactgagattttattgtttagatagtTTATTTTggtacatctgaagtgtttctggtcatcttggtgtttctaataccacgaagtgtattttttatatttttaaaattgcatgtatccatgagaagtaacagctatggagaCAAGCTGTAGGATTTTTTAaaagggtatttccccgtttcaacgtcacatactttggattcactctattgtaactttatccaaatgtgttttataaaaattgtttgtaatattttgtgaatttatcgatgtacaaCAGTCACAATTTGTATAAAATCGCATAGTTATacagtgaaaaaaacaaaccaagtACTGTGTcccaaaaattaataatggatGACACCACTGGGGCGTTTGACAGcttgagctagcacatgttttgACTAATATCGTTGATACACCAAATATGGTTCTGTCCAATGTGTATCAAAATGTATTGATCCGAATTTCGTTTCGCCGTTGACACACTGCCGCTCAATGCAGATTAATTCGGATCAGTCTGTTTCGGCTGATATACACCAAATACTTAGAAATTTATTCATGCAATTTATTTTCAAGCTTTTATTCAGTTAATGttaaagcacactgtcctggacacacacacatcagcagaccagtgcaccatgactagcatatcaaagactgtggtatatgctatcctgtctgtgggatgatgcatatgtaACGGGAATCCCTAGATCTCTGTGTATCTTAACCCGTTTATTAGTTTCCCAGATTCAATGTATCTGATCTGGCTTTCAAGGTAGCTGTCTATGATAAAGAGTTCCACTAAGGTCTAGTGCAGAAGacgaaa comes from the Gigantopelta aegis isolate Gae_Host chromosome 14, Gae_host_genome, whole genome shotgun sequence genome and includes:
- the LOC121389368 gene encoding uncharacterized protein LOC121389368; the encoded protein is MGDRTEDGELVDEPTDQTDAGRETDPDYDVSYDADDEDTWTDAARDYARDADSDCQLKTMSQWEQYLESLYYDAKHPGSYAGPVKLYQAVKAEGKFKIPLAHIKKWLKGQETYTMTHQVRRKFPRNTYVVEGIDSHWQSDLMDMVSLAKYNDGVRYVMVIIDLFSRYVWVIPLKSKTGKDVVDALTEFWKSESRKPKLFQSDSGSEYKNHRVKALLKSHDITQLFTLNETKASYAERVIKTIKMRLYRYMLKKTLLTSIWML